One genomic region from Cardiocondyla obscurior isolate alpha-2009 linkage group LG01, Cobs3.1, whole genome shotgun sequence encodes:
- the LOC139107598 gene encoding coiled-coil domain-containing protein 22 homolog, which yields MEEIDNIIIHSLRQIGCDIEESITNLSGFNTELVVEATVRCLEAIRPGLGLSTVLPVNMAARFRLGATLAQTCTELGYRGDIGYQTFLYNSEADLRRVFMFLIEKLPKESEKTVNESISKVALLEKSVASAISHGLSIPWLPYYCHKKGFRNRGRASVPYASVNIEVPVASMKDDYKDYCMRYLQSVPEQMHDISCFLPSMISHNAKALNISTTDIMERINWLNNQQSEKTAYSNTHNVVKDFSKFLSEKTQTSIESQVKSDSIMHPVLPDQETLKNDAKQEVETEKIKADCENLRINIEELQNEIKKMTTKLSQTSITCHNEEKELKINEEQKKIKAKAYELLQDGPANIKKLESAIESTTNKLISLANQWEKHRVPLIIKYRQEREKHSTKANASQKKLDEIKLLKEKEKELEEECRNKDQQYSQLVAEVQKLPKEVNRSAYTQRILEIINNVRKQRDEINKVLADTREIQKEINTLTGRLERSFTVVDELIFRDARTNEASRKAYKLLATLHSDCNELVSLVEETGATIREIRDLEEQIDSESAKNVGANLERITADLKQMKQETAALTAQLQSKAT from the exons ATGGAGGAGATtgacaatataataattcactCGCTGCGACAAATAGGCTG TGACATTGAAGAAAGCATAACAAATCTAAGTGGTTTTAACACTGAACTAGTTGTGGAAGCGACAGTAAGATGCTTAGAAGCAATAAGGCCAGGTCTAGGCTTGTCCACTGTACTACCTGTAAACATGGCAGCGCGCTTTCGGTTAGGCGCCACCCTTGCACAAACTTGcaca gAACTTGGATACAGAGGTGACATTGGCTATCAGACATTCCTGTACAATTCTGAAGCAGATCTGCGAAGAGTATTCATGTTTCTTATTGAAAAACTGCCAAAAGAAAGTGAGAAAACTGTAAACGAGTCCATCAGTAAAGTTGCTTTATTAGAAAAATCAGTAGCATCAGCAATATCTCATGGACTCTCAATACCATGGTTACCATATTACTGTCATAAAAAAGGGTTCAGAAATAGGGGAAGAGCAAGTGTTCCCTATGCATCTGTAAATATTGAAGTTCCAGTAGCAAGTATGAAGGAtg attATAAGGACTACTGTATGCGCTATTTACAATCAGTGCCTGAACAAATGCACGACATTTCATGCTTTTTACCTTCAATGATATCACATAATGCAAAAGCGCTTAATATTTCTACAACTGATATTATGGAACGCATAAATTGGCTCAATAACCAACAGTCTGAAAAAACTGCTTATTCTAATACACATAACGTTGTCAAAGATTTTAgcaaatttttatcagaaaagACACAAACTTCAATA GAATCTCAGGTGAAATCAGACTCTATAATGCATCCAGTGCTTCCAGACCAAGAAACATTGAAAAATGATGCAAAACAAGAAgttgaaacagaaaaaataaaagcagacTGCGAAAATCtaagaataaatatagaagaattacaaaacgaaattaaaaaaatgacgaCTAAACTATCGCAGACGTCGATAACTTGCcataatgaagaaaaagaattaaaaattaatgaggaacaaaaaaaaatcaaggcAAAAGCATATGAATTGCTTCAAGATGGCCcagcaaatattaaaaaattggaatCTGCAATTGAGTCAACtacaaacaaattaattagtttagCAAATCAATGGGAAAAGCATAGAGTACCTTTGATCATAAAGTATAGACAAGAACGAGAAAAGCATTCTACTAAAGCA aATGCGAGCCAAAAGAAACTAGACGAGATAAaattactaaaagaaaaagaaaaagaacttgaAGAAGAATGTCGAAATAAGGATCAACAGTATTCACAGCTGGTCGCGGAAGTACAGAAACTTCCAAAAGAAGTAAATAGATCCGCATACACTCAACGAAtcttagaaataataaataacgtcAGAAAACAGAGAGATGAAATAAACAAAGTTCTGGCAGATACTCGTGAGATTCAGAAAGAAATCAATACACTTACTGGGAGATTGGAAAGATCCTTTACTGTCGTAGATGAACTGATTTTCAGAGATGCAAGAACAAACGAAGCTTCGCGAAAAGCTTACAAATTATTAGCAACTTTACACTCAGACTGCAATGAACTTGTCAGTTTAGTTGAAGAAACAGGTGCGACAATACGAGAAATTAGAGATTTAGAAGAACAG ATCGACTCCGAATCCGCTAAAAATGTCGGTGCTAACTTGGAAAGGATAACTGCCGATTTAAAACAGATGAAACAAGAAACCGCTGCATTAACTGCACAACTCCAGAGTAAAGCTACGTGA
- the LOC139107617 gene encoding small ribosomal subunit protein mS27 — MLKTLRLSHKLCRVRRGDPKDLTTTRLQKRQFLSEAYRCEEAWNRRLESPLLQKVDWTKLYVQLEQKYENVGKISAVDVDIFVNSLTDDTYVDEMLKILHNLRQSVETTNILDSTHHAVIRYLLQYNYIQELHEVLNDRLNYGIFPDNFDYNMLMDHFIKSQHYTSAAKVATLTMLQEDSDHPITNALCIYACHKYLENPDDWKKPEVPVDTSTEEVKVRVKYLRNPYFDDHFDLTDPRDLVGKTLNFQGKHRTDAVGRTCQLRGLILYKKYDDVLNLIKKWLETMQDNIVYEEVFELISKDNSTLQDQDAEKFKLVEAQLSMLKSKQNLKENFIEAMENLIKTAAKEEVEKDISKQCQAYLNWEKKRTSVLEEQIKAIDRERRISNIEKIKKDLEEKEQLLTFFDKEEEIELQIEKIKERERKEDERIRAIPRSEKKLRKLIAEQVYIPPDIK; from the exons atGCTAAAAACGCTCAGACTTAGTCATAAGCTCTGCCGAGTCCGTCGTGGAGACCCCAAGGATCTCACCACGACACGGTTGCAAAAGAGACAATTTTTATCAGAGGCTTACCGGTGCGAGGAGGCGTGGAATCGCAGACTGGAATCGCCGTTGTTACAAAAAGTTGACTGGACGAAATTGTATGTTCAGTTAGAGCAAAAGTATGAGAATGTCGGCAAAATAAgtgccgtcgacgtcgacatCTTCGTCAACAGCTTAACCGACGACACGTACGTCGATGAGATGCTAAAAATACTGCACAATCTCAGACAATCGGTAGAAACGACAAATATATTAGATTCAACACACCATGCTGTAATACGATATTTGTTGCAGTACAATTACATCCAGGAGCTACACGAGGTGTTGAATGATAGGCTTAATTATGGCATCTTCCCTGACAATTTCGATTATAACATGCTTATGGATCACTTTATAAAAAGTCAACATTATACCTCTGCTGCAAAAGTAGCAACTTTAACCATGCTGCAGGAAGATTCAGATCATCCTATCACTAATGCACTGTGCATATATGCATGCCacaaatatttagaaaatccTGATGATTGGAAAAAACCTGAAGTTCCAGTGGATACCTCTACAGAAGAAGTAAAAGTacgagtaaaatatttaagaaatccATATTTTGATGATCATTTTGATCTCACAGATCCAAGAGACCTTGTTGGCAAGACCTTAAACTTTCAAGGGAAACATAGAACAGATGCTGTAGGGAGAACTTGCCAGTTGAGGGGCTTAATATTGTACAAGAAGTATGATGAtgtattgaatttaataaagaaatggTTAGAGACAATGCAAGACAATATTGTTTATGAAGAagtatttgaattaatatcaaaagaTAATAGTACACTTCAAGATCAAGATGCTGAAAAGTTTAAACTTGTAGAAGCACAATTATCTATGTTAAAAAGCAAACAAAatcttaaagaaaattttattgaagcaatggaaaatcttattaaaacaGCTGCAAAGGAAGAAGTTGAAAAAGATATATCTAAACAATGTcag GCTTACCTTAattgggagaaaaaaagaacttcaGTATTAGAAGAGCAAATAAAAGCAATagatagagaaagaagaaTTAGTAATatagaaaagataaagaaggatttagaagaaaaagaacaacttttaacatttttcgacaaagaagaagaaattgaattgcaaatcgagaagataaaagaaagagaacgcAAAGAAGATGAACGTATCCGCGCTATACCTAGAagtgaaaagaaattaagaaaattgattGCTGAACAGGTCTACATACCAccagatattaaataa
- the LOC139107627 gene encoding LOW QUALITY PROTEIN: uncharacterized protein (The sequence of the model RefSeq protein was modified relative to this genomic sequence to represent the inferred CDS: deleted 2 bases in 1 codon), whose product MRSMPSEITLQNITFHKSSQEMNDRIRFLIYRDRTIFDDVTVKLQGVFRNEYSENGEWVTPFTAGNHVCISKFTKPAYLCRRGLNSYLVSAYVATLSKSYVYRRNAMRILKHFRTACDKPFDTEHSQIILVRLRRPRKQFLDYKWSEKLMQMVVERQEADHAMSWLSTLGGAFSALGEEFEHCATMAGKISVKQFELASRLDNPLLIARCRLYAALSLIQRGYFNTPKYMIQKIYKLAIKENDVRLKNMCQGVWAKLQYNYKQYKQRKKSLLLKNLHISSEV is encoded by the exons ATGAGGAGCATGCCCAGTGAGATAACActgcaaaatatt acgtttcaTAAATCAAGCCAAGAGATGAACGATCGCATACGATTTCTTATATACAGAGATCGTACGATTTTTGATGATGTCACTGTCAAGTTACAAGGTGTATTCAGAAATGAGTACAGTGAGAATGGCGAGTGGGTCACGCCATTTACAGCCGGCAATCATGTTTGTATATCCAAATTTACAAAGCCAGCATATCTGTGCAGAAGAGGACTCAATTCCTACCTCGTCTCTGCCTACGTTGCAACGCTATCCAAGTCGTATGTTTATCGTAGAAATGCCATGAGGATATTGAAACACTTTCGAACAGCATGTGACAAACCCTTTGATACAGAGCATTCACAGATAATACTTGTAAGATTGAGACGACCAAGAAAGCAATTTTTGGACTACAAATG GagcgaaaaattaatgcaaatggTTGTAGAGAGGCAAGAAGCTGATCATGCCATGTCTTGGCTGTCCACTCTTGGAGGAGCGTTTTCTGCACTGGGGGAAGAGTTTGAACACTGT GCCACAATGGCAGGCAAAATCTCGGTAAAGCAGTTTGAATTGGCATCGCGTCTTGACAATCCTCTACTCATTGCCCGTTGTAGATTGTATGCTGCCTTGAGCCTTATACAACGTGGATACTTTAATACTCCAAAGTACATGatacaaaaaatttacaaacttgcaattaaagaaaacgaCGTTCGTCTTAAAAACATGTGTCAAGGTGTATGGGCCAAACTGCAATATAACTACAAGCAATATAAACAGCGAAAGAAATCTCTgttgttgaaaaatttacatatatcaTCAGAggtttag
- the LOC139107606 gene encoding bleomycin hydrolase yields MVVCSELTPEVLDQLRAKFYADSRNVLAQNVCTKTNPIEACASRKILEESHHVFTHKIETEGKPVTNQKNSGRCWLFAILNVMRTSFMKQHNLDEFEFSQAYLFFWDKVERCNYFLHNIVNTAKRGEQVEGRLVNFLLTDPTCDGGQWDMIVNLITRHGVVPKTCFPESYSCESSVRMNSLLKSKLREYAKVLRDMIDNNASDDELKTRITEQMTVIYRIIGICLGVPPEKITWEYYDKSKNYNCVGPITPLEFYKNCVKPYYNVSDKVCLVTDPRPGNPYGKLYTVDCLGNVVNGKTTRYNNQPVNLLMKLCAESIKDNEPVWFGCDVNKRLIDKHGIHDVKTYNFELMFGTDIHLGLSKADRLRYGDSMMVHAMAFTAVSIDREGKIKKFRIENSWGEDHGQKGYQVVTTDWFAEFVFEAVVDKKYVPADVLAVFNQEPIVLPAWDPMGTLAH; encoded by the exons ATGGTTGTTT GCTCCGAGCTAACGCCCGAGGTTCTCGATCAGCTACGTGCCAAGTTTTACGCCGATAGCCGTAATGTGTTGGCGCAGAATGTCTGCACCAAGACCAATCCTATTGAAGCGTGTGCCTCGAGAAAGATCCTGGAGGAGAGCCATCACGTCTTCACCCATAAGATCGAGACAGAAGGCAAGCCTGTAACTAACCAGAAGAATTCGGGAAGATGCTGGCTGTTTGCTATCTTAAATGTCATGAGGACAAGCTTTATGAAGCAACACAATCTAGATGAGTTTGAGTTCAGCCAGGCTTATCTCTTTTTCTGGGATAAG GTAGAAcgttgcaattattttctacataaTATTGTAAACACTGCAAAACGTGGCGAGCAAGTTGAAGGTCGCTTGGTTAACTTTCTGTTGACTGATCCCACTTGCGACGGCGGCCAATGGGACATGATCGTAAACCTAATAACTAGACACGGTGTTGTGCCGAAAACATGTTTCCCCGAATCGTACAGCTGCGAGTCTAGCGTTCGTATGAACAGCCTGCTGAAAAGCAAATTAAGAGAATATGCCAAGGTTCTGCGGGATATGATCGATAACAATGCATCTGATGATGAATTAAAGACGCGAATAACCGAGCAAATGACGGTGATTTATCGAATAATTGGTATTTGTTTGGGCGTACCTCCCGAGAAGATTACATGGGAGTACTATGACAAGTCTAAGAATTATAATTGTGTGGGTCCAATCACACCActggaattttacaaaaactGTGTGAAACCTTATTACAATGTGAGCGATAAAGTATGCTTGGTAACTGATCCACGTCCGGGTAATCCTTACGGAAAACTTTATACCGTGGACTGTTTGGGAAATGTTGTGAATGGAAAAACTACCCGTTATAATAATCAGCCGGTAAATTTACTGATGAAACTATGCGCCGAGAGTATTAAAGATAACGAACCTGTTTGGTTTGGTTGCGATGTTAACAAAAGATTAATAGACAAACATGGTATTCATGATGTAAAAACTTACAACTTTGAACTGATGTTTGGCACTGATATTCATCTCGGCCTTTCAAAGGCTGATAGACTGCGTTATGGAGATTCTATGATGGTACATGCGATGGCATTTACAGCCGTGTCAATAgat CGTGAAGGTAAGATAAAGAAGTTCCGGATAGAGAATTCATGGGGTGAGGATCACGGGCAAAAAGGTTATCAGGTCGTGACAACCGATTGGTTCGCCGAATTCGTCTTCGAAGCGGTCgtagataaaaaatacgtaCCCGCGGATGTATTGGCTGTATTCAATCAAGAACCCATTGTTTTGCCAGCCTGGGATCCCATGGGCACACTCGCTCATTGA